CAAACCATATATTACATTGAAATTATCATAATACTTGTCTGGAAGTATCAATTTAACTATACTCATTGGACTCTTTTCCTGCAGGccagattttaaaataacatttttttttataagtatgGTCCCACGCgccaaaacaaaaacaaaatttcttCACTTTCCATTACAATTCTCTttctcgttttttttttcacattcaAAGAAAGCCTGTAAtttgaattcaatcacaaataGAATTTCTTCACTCTTCCATTACATTCTCCATATATATGTCTGTAAGTTACTAAGTTATTACTTGTGTTTCGGATTTTATTCGAATCATTTTATTATCCATGGGGCGATGTAGGTTGAAAGTACTAGGGGACCATTGCCCCCAACCGCCCAAAAACTTTTAGATTAAAAAGATCGTATCTATGTATGTTTTCATGCTTTAGCTTATATAtgacttcaaatatttttttgtctAGCTAAGTCTTAAATTTCTGAATTCGCCTCATTGTCGAAATGTTATGAAATTTTTCACATCCATGGTGTCTGATGTATTAGAATGACATGggtataaaaatgaaaagttaatATGTATTAGGAGATAATAACAAATGATGTAAATGACTCGTCTAAGTTACTAATAGATAGGTATTCACTTTTCATGTGATAATCCAATTATGTGCTTCATAACTATTGAATTTCACATGATCATAGAGGTTTCCGCTTATTGAGACGCATTAGTCTTTGATTATTTGCTTATTTGATGCAGCAACAACAACGATCGCATATCCCAAAATTCGGTAGTTGGGATGCTGACAATGTTCCTTACACGGCATACTTTGAAAATGCACGAAAAGATAAAGGTACGGGTGTAATGATAAATCCAAATGACCCAGAGCAGAATCCagaagcttttatgacttatgCAAGCGGAAATGAAGATGAAAGCAATGATAATATTGCTTATGCCGAGAAAAATATGAAATCTGGAACTAGAAATAGTGTAGATTTAAGGAGCAAGGACTTCTCAAACAAGCAACAAAATTACAAAGCTGGTCCGGATAAAACTTCCAACTCAAGAGAAAGAATAAGCAATTTTTCTCCGCCTTCACCTGCGCCCGTACCTAATAGACCAAAATATGGATACAATGCAGCCGATGATATCACTGTAAGCTTATAAATTACTCTTTGAAgttacttttatctttttatccaAGTTGTCAACTAAATTGACCAGCTAGCTATAAGTAGTTCACTTTGTGTTACCTTTCCTCTAGCCGCTGAACAGGAAAAATTCAGAAGTTTAGCTATAAAGGGGAACCTATGAAACCTATTAAAACCGACTCAAATTGTGTTTAGATACGATTTTCTAGAATCTAGATCATTTTACTATGAATGACAGATTACTATCAACTCATTGTAAAATAGAGTTTCATAATTGTAGGTAGCAGTGGCCAAGTTTGAGAATGTTAGTGGCAGGGAGCAGTCTTTTAGAAAATACTACAGGGCCgctttaatacataaaaataaagaaaaagcgTAATTTACTTGTGCGGCCTGATACCCAACCTTTACGCCACAGATTTTGCCACCATTAGTATTTATAGAATGTATATCAGCAATGAATAGTGAACAATTTACTGAAAACTGGATACAAAATCCAGGCTTGCATTTTTCATAGTACATAACAAGTATGGGATAGTCTATTTCCTATATTACTTGTTTTTTgtgtattataattataatatattggCATTAAacttgttacatatatatatattggtaggcACATAGATCAGCATCAGTGCCGATGTTTGGGGCATGGGATGAAAAGGATCCCAAATCTGCAGATGGTTTTACAGTCATTTTTCAGAAAGTCAAAGAGGAGAAACACATAGCAGCCACCAAATTTCCACCAATTCCTAAACAAGCAACGTATAATCCCAACATTCCCAAAAGTGATAACAAAAGAGTCAAGGTAATTTATCTTCCTTTTTTACACtctttataaagtaaaaaaaaaaaaagaaaagaaaattaatcgAAAATTGAATTGTAAAGTCAAGCCAGTGAAATATAGTAAATGACTTCTgttaactgttaaaaaaaatggaccGAAAAAATAAAGGAGTTAACTGACCAACCAAAATGAATCATACTAAAATATGACAATTCCCGAcaattttttccaaaattgttgATGATATTTACCCTCTCTAGTTATCACGAGTTCACAACTAGAGGGGGCATAAGTTGGTTAGACCGGATAGATAACGAGTTTGTGTGAAACTTGTTGACCTTATAGTTTCTGATTTTAAGGAATTCTTGAAAATTTTAACCTCATGGTTTGTGATTTAGGGAATGCTTGATTTCAGATGATAATACTACCATTCTTAAAGAGTTAAAGTACATACTATTGATTGCCCGACCAGGGTTCGAATTTGACTTCTTATATTCGTAGGAGTAGATTATTAGGGGGTTTTCTAGAGTCTTgggtttcatcccagacatGCGTGGTTCGAGCGCCGCATACtacccaattggatgtcacttgTAGTGTTTCGAATGCTCACTACTAACTATTAActagttgtttaaaaaaaattaataataaaattgctTGCCTGACCCAAGGCCGCGTCTCATGGTTTTCCCCACACATGCCACGTACCGGGTTTGGCTCACCGAGAGAGCCTCGTTTTGTAATAAACTTGTATTGCATAAATTAGTATAATTTGTTGAATGTGCAAAAATTATCTGAGACTTCATATTGAACATGTACTTTGGCAGAAATGGTGTTGCTTGTTCTAAGAAGAAACTACATGGAAGTATGCGGAAACTAAATGGTGTAGCTGTTTCTAGAAATTATAATTGCAATGTTTCTAGAAAATGTATGCGGAAACTTTATACATGTTAATTTATTCATATTGCTACACTCCCATTGTTCACTTCTTTCTATTACACTATTGTAATATGTAATAtcaaaatatgttcatcttgcTTTCCTAGAGTTATCACTATAACTGGCATTTGCATCtctcttttataattataataaatacataattattTCAATACAACAACTTATGACCTCCGCAATGCATTTTCACTACTTCTTTCATCACGCCCGCTGATCCTATAGAGAAATCCCAACCGCACAGGGTCCATTTGTGTTACAGGGCACCAAATTTAGgcacatgtatatatgtatatatgagttTAACTAGTATGTTTCTTGCATTATGGTTCCATCATGATTTTCAGGTAAAGAAATTTTATATTCAAACATGTTATTTTCATTAGAGAGTTTGTAAAAAGAAAGTATGTTTTTCCATGCTTCTagcacatgtatatatatgtatatacttcgATTAGTTTATAAGTCCACAACCTATAAGGAAACGAAATTACATACCGGAAATACTTTGACTCTTTGACTAGTTTAGAAGCCAAAAATCAATAAACAATACTTAAATATAATGGAAGCAATTTgactagttatattatatatatatatatatatggtagagatCGAGATAGAAAGGAGAGaagttcgttttttatttttttttaacttttttttatactattacttttttttttaacttttcttattctttttttaattaattcaatccataaaaaaaaattttaaaaaataaataaatataaaaaatttataatccGAGTTAGAGTTATACATGTAACTAcgatcaaaagaaaaacattatgTCAAAACTCGATACTTTCAAAGTTGGTCACACATGATGAACAATTGTATAATTAATGACAACtaaaaataacaattaaaataaaaagactaaaaaataactaaattaatggGTTGCCTCCCATTCAGCGCTTAGTTTAACGTCATCAGCATAACTCACGCCCAAGAGTTTTATCATGAAAAGGTTTTGAACAAACCTACACCTAAAGGATCAAGCGGTCTACACCAATAAGGTGAATAATAGatgaaattatattttatcattACCAGTCAGTCAATTTTACCTTTTCAGaattttctttcaacaaccaaaaaTCATTTATCTTTACTTTAAAATCCATCTTTCATCCGAACATACAAAGCTTTAAAAATTCCGTTGTGACGTGGAACATTCAAATGATTAATTTTAAAGCTTATGTTTGTAAGTTTGAAAGAATCATAAGCTAAGGGATCCGGGGCTAGTTTTAGAAATAAGAAATATGCCATGACGATACTACTAGCCCTTGGATTGACTAATTCATCACattgaaaattaattaaagtaTAAAGAATTAGAGAACTCCCTTGATAACACGGCTCGGGTTGAAAATGTCCTTGCCATGTATCCACATATTCAGCCTTTGTAAAAGCTACAATCTCCTTGTCTGACTCTTTCTTCTTTTCCATCAACACCAAGTTCTTGAAAGATTTTTCAAGTTTTGGCATACCTGAAAACAATATAAACAAAGGcacattaatttttattaaattgattatGTTCGGGTACTTACCAAGCTTTTCTTGAATATTTTCTTCCTTCGTTTGTTGTGAGAAAGTAATTTGAACTTGATAGTCCTTCAATTCAGAAGCTTTAACTGACTCTAATGGAGAAAtctccccggcagcggcgccaaattTTGATCAACGTTGAagtatcaatcaaaaataaatctaaatacCTTATATTAGATAGGGTAAGTGGATATCGTTCCCATGAGGTGTGTCTGTGGTTATAatcaagttttataattttcgtttggtttataaaataaagagaaaaactaattataattaactaataactacacttaaagataataaaacaagacaaaattacactactagaaaaaaTGCCTTTAATGACACCGTTTGCCTGTCATAAAGGGGGTCAGATGACACGCTTTTTGGTGTCATAAATCGACCCGTCATAAATTTTTATGACACGCTTTTCGCGAGTCATGAATTAATGACACGCTTTTATGACACCTTTTTACGACACACTTTTATGACACTTTTTTTGCGTGTCAtggttcaaattttttttaaaaaaatatttttttataaaattattaatatccACACATTAAATAACAGTTAATctcataatacaaataaatacacTAATAACAAAAGAgcgaatttcatatatatcaaaataatgtGTTTCATACAGCCACaagttattttaaaattctaaaattaaccataaaaatTTACAACCGCTAACTTATATAGAATTCAAGACCGGTAAATGAAGTTTGCCACATAATTTGCCCATTCTTCACGAATTTCATCCAAATCATCATCCGTGCATTCTTTCAGTGTATTCTTTCAGGGGTAATAACTAAACGCGTAATCAACCTGTGCAGGGTCACCAACAAAGATTCTTGAAAGGAGATGGCGACATTCAGGCGATATCACAATATTTTCTTGAATCGAATACTGAACTTCAAGAATTCTCTGTAGAGCACAAAAGGTTTTGTAACAGTTGCCATGAAACAAACCTTTTGATTGATATAATAACAAAGTTATAGCTAATTATTTTAACATACATGGATTGTCTTTCTGAAGTCTCTTGGTTCATTTGGGTCCTCGAATGGATAGCCACCAAAGAGCATGACGTATAATGTCACCCCACAGGACCAAACATCCGCGATCTGAAATATGCACTCTGCTAAGATTCATGCTTTATGAACTGATAATGACATCAAAATGTTTCTAAATGAATTTTTTCCGTATTAACTGTTACCTTCCCGTCATATTCTTGCCTGGCTAATACTTCTGGAGCACTGTAAGCCGGAGTTCCAACAGTTGACTTTGGCTGTGAATGCGAAACGAAGGACTGTAGTACAACAAGGAAACCAAATCGGATTATTATGCCATACCTATGATACAAAGCTATATAGACATGAGATAATACGACCCAATACAACCTTTGAGTACCCAAAATCGCATATTTTTAATCATAGAGCAGGGCTTCCATCTATCAATGTGTTTTCTAGTTTTAAGTCGCAATGGAAAACTTGCTGCAACAACACATACCAAACAGAAAATTCAAACAGTTagcttatttttatgttttaagatCAAGAATTGACATACACACAAAATACAGGGTCCTATGCTGGTCCCGCCAGTTGTTCAACAACTTATTACAATCCTGGTGATTATCAGACATCTGGTGGCTACCCAACTGCGAATTACAATACCAATCAGACAAACACGTGGAATCAAGGAAGCTATATGGGTTATAGTCATCAATATGCAAATTATAATGCAGAACCTAATGGTGTTTATGCTGCCCCCTGGACAGAAAATGTATCTTCCTTGGTTTGAAATAGCGTGTGCCGACCCATTGTTGCCAATGGTTCCTCTGCTCCAAGCAGCCACCAACCGGCGGCATCTTTGTAAACATGGCAACCCTGTCACCAAAGTTAAATGACCTAGCAGAGGATATCGCAATATGCACAGTGTAAGTTTCGGTCATCAGAGCCAACTTCTTATCAAGATATGGGGATCAACAAACCTTCAATGCAGGTTCTACTGCAACAAATAAAAGATCAACCTCCTCGGGACCTAGGCCTGGTAGAAGTGAGACTGCCAAGTCATATAGCAGCGCCCtgtaaatcaaaattaaaaatgtaaataacagAGGTAAATTTATAAGTTAACTAAACTGGTAAGGAGAAATGAACTGAAAAATCAAACAATACGCTGTTACATGCTCAAAAAATAGGTTGGGTATACCTTGTGCTTTTTGGCTCACAAGTAAAATCCAGTGGCAGTAAAAACAGGCCTTGTCAGTCAGCACTAGCATAGAAAACCAGGTTCTTACAAAAAGCCAACAATCGAAGAAATCTCTTAAGAACTTCACTACTAACATTGGACAACTTCAGTAAAAACAGGCCTGTGGCAGTTATCGATTACTGTTTTCAATAAGCATATATTGAAAGATTTCGGTTCTATCTAACGCAACGGAAGCATGCCATCAATAAACAATAGTATAATAAATTTTTCTAGCAACCAAAATCAATCCCATGGATTATCTCGTCAAACAAAGGCACAAGAGAATGAATACAAGAAAACATACCCTTGAAGATTTCCTTAAGATGAAGATGAAAGATTCAAACTAGAATCTCTCTATTCGGGGAGACACCCAAAGTTCAGATCTCGTGTTATACTTTCTTTTCGTGAGGCAGATTTCCAGCACCATTCACAAACCCAATAACACCCAAGCATACCCTTCTATTCGCGAAACCACAACACCACAAATCTTGTGTGTTTGTTGTTCCAAGCCTCTTTGATTATGGAGGTTAAGAACCAGAAAGTAGTGAAAAAGAGAGGCTAAAAAATGGAgttttgtttgttgttgttgctggtCACCTTTCAGAGAGAGCAAGACGAGAGagtaagaaaaacaaaaggtcAAGATCCTTTTTTGTCTTGAGTAACTTTCTTTTCTAGCATGTGAGATGTATTGGGAATTGATTGAAACAACCAATAGACATCAAGACTCTTTGATATTTTTGCCTAGTGTACCGTAAAATACATCTAcgttattcttttatttatgtcATATTTTTCCATGTTATAATAAGATGTATATAAATCTTAACATGAAAAATGATAgacataatatttaattaattactagttaaacatttaactaattaattaaacaaacacaaaccaaTAATTCTttaaaccattaacaaatgcctaattaattaaatcctCTCAAGAAAGTATATTTAACGATTAATGACCGGCCTGTGCGTGTGACCGAATAGGATAATGGactttatatattattcatGTCATGGGTATATCTTTGAAACATAGTGCACCACGGTCAAACTTTTAGCCAACCCGTGTGCATATATCCAATAGACTCCCACTTGCACAGACATGATAATATCGGTGTGTCTTGAAGACATACCTAGTATAACCAATGCACCACCATTGTTATACTCCTATTAGTTTTCTTTCAACATTTATCCTTTGTTCTAGATATCCAATTGAACGTGTGTCATGGTTAATGTCAATCACAACCGTTCAAGATTATGTTTCTCGATATAGATTTGTAGTGATCAAAATATACTGCAACCATCGCGATTCAGTATTAGCACGGCCATGCATTTAATATCAGCACAAATCAACGAGGGGCCCAGAGATATCACTTCAACCTGCTTAAGGAAGAAGGAACAAATTGCTTCGACTATGTAGACATCTACCACGCTTCATGTCATACCCAATCCACGCCCTTATGACTAGCATTTACGCACAGCGTTAGATGTAGGTCAAAGCATGACACCAGATGTGTCAAGATTCTCACATATCTCCACTCTAGAATAAAAGTGTTGCCATCTTAGAATTACTTTGTGACATAAACCATGAAGTAATTCCTAAGTGTGGTCACTCCAGAAACTTGAATCCATTATCAAGTTCCCCATGAATGTAGTgttatataaatctatatactACACTTCATAGCAGCCTTAATTCATATCTCTCTCCATTAGAGAATGACCGGCTGTGgaaattttatgaattaatattCAATGGAGTTTAAAACATGCAAAATAGAACATAGTAATATGCAATGAAATGATCACATCATGCGTATTTTCTAATCTCCATTAAAAATCATCAATTCAAGTGCAATAAACTATTACATAATGTTCTAAGCGTCAAATTAACATAGTTAATACAATCAAACCAAATCATCAACAATACGAATTCCAATAGATCTACTATGAGCCTCATGTTTGGCTTGAGGTAGCGCTTTGGTAAATGGATCGGCCAAGTTTTCACTTGTGTCGACCCTACTAATGACAATGTCTTTATTGGCAACAACTTGACGAATATAGTGATACTTTCGGAGTATGTGCCTTGTGCGCTTTTGAGATCTCGGTTCTTGAGCCAAGACAACCGCACTCATATTATCACAGAAAATCTCAACGGGATCAAGGATGGTAGGAACCACGCCTAGATCCCCGATGAATTTCTTAATCCACATGGCTTCTTTAGCTGCCTCGCAGACCGCTATATACTCCGACTCTGTCGTCGAATCCGTAATGGTGCTTTGCTTGGAGCTTCTCCAAGTAACTGCGCCCCCATTTAGAGTGAACACAAACCCAGATTGTGAAGAGCAGTCATCTCTATCCGATTGGAAGCTAGCGTCTGAGTATCCTTTGACACTCAACACGTCTTCCCCTCCATAGACCAAGAACATCTTTTTAGTCCTCCTGAGATACTTTAGAATGTTCTTAACTGCTATCCAATGTGCCTCGCCAGGATTAGCCTGATAACGACTAGTCATGCTTAAAGCATACGACACGTCAGGCCTAGTACATATCATGGCATACATGATCGATCCTATAGCCGAAGCATATGGGATATGACTCATCTTGGTCACTTCCCCATCAGAGGTAGGACATTGAGACTTGCTCAATGGTATGCCAGGGTTCATAGGAACACACCCCTTCTTAGAGTCTTGCATACTAAATTTCTTTAGTATCTTATCTATGTATGTACTTTGGCTTAGTCCGATTAGTCTCCTAGATCTATCACGGTAGATCTTTATACCCAAAATATACGCTGCATCTCCTAAGTCTTTCATGGAGAAACATTTCCCTAGCCAAGCATTGACATCTTTCAATGTCGGGATATCATTTCCCATGagtaatatgtcatcgacatacaagactaGGAAGACTACAATGCTCCCACTCGACCTGACATAGACACAAGGTTCATCTTCGATTCTGATAAAACcaaattctttgattttctcatCAAAGCAAAGATTCCAACTACGAGAAGCTTGCTTAAgcccataaatggacctttgaagcttgcacaCACTATTAGGATACTTAGGATGTATAAAACCCTCAGGTTGTGTCATAAACACATCCTTAGTTAGCTTACCATTTAGGAAAGCagttttaacatccatttgccatatcttaTAGTCATAAAACGCAGCTATGGCAATCAGTATTCTAATGGATTTCAACATGGCCACTGGTGAaaaagtttcatcatagtcTACACCATATCGTTGCGTGTAACCCTTAGCCACCAGTCTGGCTTTAAATGTGTGTACATTCCCATCCATGTCAGGCTTCTTCTTGAAGACCCACTTACACTCTATGGTTTTCATACCTGGTGTatgatcaaccaagctccagacttggtTATCGTGCATGGATTGGATCTCGCTGTCCATAGCCTCCTGCCATTTAGCAGACTCAGGTCCTGCCATGGCTTCCTGATAAGAGATAGGTTCGTCAGAATCCATATGCGCTTCGTCACCCATAGATATGTTTAAATCAAGTCTTTCGGGTGCACGTCGCTCTCTATCAGACTTGCGTACAGGTGGTGGCTGTATGTCAGCTTCCTCTTCAACAATAGGTTCGTTGACCTCTGGAAGAAAACTAGGGCGAACATCGGTTTCCATGTCAATTGgttcttgaatctcttcaagatcaaTAGGGCTCCCACTAACTTCTTTGGATATGATGTTCCTTTCAAGGAACACTCCTCTTCGAGACACAAAGACTCTGTTCTCTGAAGGGTAGTAAAACGAATATCCAAAACCGTCAGTTGGGTAATCTACAAAAAACACCTTTTGTGATCTAGGTTCGAGCTTATCTTGAGTTTCACGACGAACATAAGCTTCGCAACCCCAGACTCTTAAATATGACAACGAAGTAGGCTTGCCATGGCATATTTCATGTGGTGTTTTGGAAACCTTCTTGGTTGGGAGGAGGTTAAGGATCCTTGCGGCAGTTTCTAAAGCATAACCCTAGAAACTGATTGGAAGCGTCGCACGACTCATCATGGGCCGAACCATATCAAGTAATGTTCGATTCCTCCTTTCTGACATACCATTAAGTTGAGGTGTCCTTGGAGGAGCTAATTGTGAGATGATCCCACAACCCCTTAGATGATCGAGAAACTGTTGATTAAGATACTCACCGCCTCTATCAGATCGGAGAATCTTAATCTTCTTGCCCAATTGGTTCTCTACTTCGTTTTGGTATGtcttgaacactccaaatgtttcaaacttatgtttaattaaataaacataaccatatCGACTGAGATCATTAGTAAATGTAACGAAGTATCGTTCACCGTGTCTAGTAGCCGAACTAAATGGACCACACACATCAGTGTGTACCAATTCCAATAGATCTTTGCCCCTTTCGCAGGTTCCTTTGAAAGGTGCTTTTGTCATTTTCCCCAACAAACAAGATTGACAATCATCATGAGATGCAACGTCAAATGATTCCAAAATACCATCAGATTGGAGTTTGGCAATTCGTTTCTTGTTTATGTGGCCTAGACGACAATGCCATAGATACgacttatccaaactatctTTGGATGAACCAATATTGATTGAACTATAACTTGGTTTAACGGTGGTTTCTAATATGCCTCTACAAGGACtagctttaaaataaaatacattatcCTTGTAAACGAGAATTGATCCATTATCAAACTTAAAGTCAAAACCATCATTAAACAAAGCATCAAAAGAGATAATGTTTCTTGCCATATCGGCACTGTAGCAAACATTTCTTAAAAGAATACATAAACCGGAATCAAAAGAGAGCTCATAATCTCCAACCATTTCAACCCAAGACTTATTCTTGTTGCCCATGATTAGATCAAGCTCACCGGTCCTTAGCTTTCTACTTCTTGTGAGTCCCTGCACATTTGTACAAATGTGAGTACCATAACCTGTATCCAATACCCAGGAATTAGAAGTACATGTATTGTTAAGTTCAATCATGAACATACCTGAAGGGTCGGCGACACCTTTGGCCCGAAGCTCCTTTAGGTCTTTCAAATACACCAGACAAGTACGCCTCCAATGTCCAATTTCCCCACAATGGAAACATTCGGCCTCCTTAGGATCTTTGGCTTGTGGGATCTTGCGAGAAGAAGTAGAGGCTACGCCCTTAGGTTTGGGTTTGGCGTTAGGATTTCTAGCCTTTACCTTACCCTTACCATTTGGTCCATTTTTCTTATTCTTGCGTACCCCTCCTTCCTTGATGGTCAAGACAGCAGTGGCAGTAGGTTTGGTCTTGGCCATGCCAGACTCGGTGGTCTTCAACATGCCATGAAGCTCCATTATTGTTTTCTCCATGTTATTCATGTTGTAGTTCAATACAAATGAATCAAACGCACTAGTCAACGAGTTAAGGATAAAATCCGCAGCAAGCTCTTGACTAATGGGAAAACCAAGGCGCTCCAATTGGTCTATGTACCCTTTCATCTGAAGTACATGGACACTCACACTACTGCCCGGTGTCATCTTGCAACAAATGAGAGCTTTGACACTGTCAAATCGTTCTTGCTTTGCTTGCACTTGGAACATGTCCTTCAATTGTGTAAGCATGTCGTACGCCCCAAGATTCTCCAAGCCCTTTTGGAGCTCGGGAGTCATGGTCGCCAACATTAAGCAAGCAACCTCATTTGACTCGGCACGACGTTTGTCAAACTCGTCCCTTGTCGCTTGAGCAGCTCTAGCATGTGGCTCTTCGGGAAGGGGTTCCTCTATTGCCCTGATCTTATCTTCCATCCTAAGAACAATTCTTAGGTTGCGAAGCCAGTCAATAAAGTTCAAGCCCGTAAGCTTATCCTTTTCGAGGAGACCCTTGAGGCAAAAGGTAGAAAGAGATGAGGAAGAAGAGTTTGCATTTGCAGCAGACATCTATCATATAAGTAGTAGATTGTATTAGTTAATTTGACATATTTAATCCTTGTTAAAATAATTACCCAAGtgtttaaagaaaaacaattattaataacaaGGTTAAGATCCATATTTCACTCAAAGCAATGTCGGGTTTGCCACGGAACATTAACTACAAGCTATTTAGGTAGGTACACTATATTACCAATTTCATCCATGATGAAACTCATAAACTCTCGCGGGATTCTATTGGTAATCCATTATATTAATGCATGTTTAATCCCTCCTACGCCGATCCTTTCTTGTGCCGGGTTCGCCGCGAAACACAAGTCCAGATTGTAAACCATCCATGATAGCTACACGTGAGATCCGGCCCAAGACTCTCGGGTTATCGCGAATTTCACCTCACCCTTTTCAACACCCAATTGTGATCCGGCCCAAGACTCTCGGATTATCGCGAACTACAATAGGTCGGAGGTTCGAATGTGTGCACTACTCGTGGATAGCGTAAAGTTAACATTTGAAAAAACGGGTTTTTGTTATGTTATAGCAAAAacattttatacaattttttaaacttttgctAATGTCTCATTGTGTTTGTTAATCCATTATAACCAAacaaatttgataaaaaaaaatttgcgtTTGTTAATCCATTATAACAAACcaaattatttttatacattGTGTTTGTTAATCCATTATAACAAACCAATATAGAtgattattttatatgttttaaaatgattttcttGCAAGCATAGTCAagacaaatatataaaacaaaataatcatTGCAAACACATATATCGGTAGTATGCCAAAATCCTACGCGTTTTCATGTGAGCCACCACTC
The sequence above is drawn from the Erigeron canadensis isolate Cc75 chromosome 4, C_canadensis_v1, whole genome shotgun sequence genome and encodes:
- the LOC122598689 gene encoding RPM1-interacting protein 4-like, which encodes MSQQQRSHIPKFGSWDADNVPYTAYFENARKDKGTGVMINPNDPEQNPEAFMTYASGNEDESNDNIAYAEKNMKSGTRNSVDLRSKDFSNKQQNYKAGPDKTSNSRERISNFSPPSPAPVPNRPKYGYNAADDITAHRSASVPMFGAWDEKDPKSADGFTVIFQKVKEEKHIAATKFPPIPKQATYNPNIPKSDNKRVKKWCCLF
- the LOC122596971 gene encoding secreted RxLR effector protein 161-like encodes the protein MSHIPYASAIGSIMYAMICTRPDVSYALSMTSRYQANPGEAHWIAVKNILKYLRRTKKMFLVYGGEDVLSVKGYSDASFQSDRDDCSSQSGFVFTLNGGAVTWRSSKQSTITDSTTESEYIAVCEAAKEAMWIKKFIGDLGVVPTILDPVEIFCDNMSAVVLAQEPRSQKRTRHILRKYHYIRQVVANKDIVISRVDTSENLADPFTKALPQAKHEAHSRSIGIRIVDDLV